A window of Littorina saxatilis isolate snail1 linkage group LG7, US_GU_Lsax_2.0, whole genome shotgun sequence contains these coding sequences:
- the LOC138970399 gene encoding snake venom metalloproteinase HT-2-like isoform X2: MPSMAEERDSNKKRPRDERTQNEDTVHLELFTTQLAQNNTELQTNPNNTRLQRHSDFSERNPRREGLSTRCFADQGYITRTSHMLLFLGVVCVLAATAVVPISGQTVGAANLPEYFVDVLVVTDAPVYDAWFGRAQATRGVTQRQAALNALRVYLTLVVQEVDKRYRTLEKYNNFRLTVRPVGFYIAETAEQSPWTVAARAGAQGQVDAAASLRNLARWVRTTQGIPEHDHTMLLTGYDLVTDDSGVLFRYTIGRATVGTVCQGGGRSVSVLEDRGAFQSVHTGAHELGHSLGAVHDGQGNTCTAADRYIMAGGTEPRTPQNLRNPWFFSPVFRQ, encoded by the exons ATGCCAAG TATGGCGGAAGAAAGAGATTCTAACAAGAAGCGACCACGTGACGAAAGGACACAAAATGAAGACACCGTACATTTGGAACTCTTCACCACACAGCTAGCGCAGAACAACACCGAGCTTCAGACGAACCCGAACAACACTCGGTTGCAAAGGCACAGTGACTTTTCTGAAAGGAATCCCAGAAGGGAAGGATTATCTACAAGATGTTTTGCCGACCAGGGTTACATCACGAGGACCTCACACATGCTGTTGTTCTTGGGGGTCGTCTGTGTTTTAG CAGCGACAGCGGTAGTACCCATCTCGGGCCAGACAGTGGGTGCAGCCAATCTTCCGGAATATTTCGTGGACGTCCTTGTGGTGACAGATGCACCGGTATATGACGC ATGGTTTGGTCGCGCCCAAGCCACCAGAGGTGTGACACAGAGACAGGCCGCGTTGAATGCACTACGTGTATACCTGACTCTAGTCGTGCAAGAG GTTGACAAACGATACAGAACGTTGGAGAAGTATAACAACTTCCGCTTGACTGTCCGGCCCGTTGGCTTCTACATCGCGGAG ACAGCTGAGCAGTCCCCGTGGACGGTAGCGGCGCGAGCGGGGGCACAGGGGCAGGTGGACGCAGCGGCTTCACTGAGGAACCTGGCCAGGTGGGTTCGAACCACACAGGGGATCCCAGAGCACGACCACACCATGCTTCTTACTGG ataCGATCTTGTGACAGACGACTCCGGAGTCCTGTTCAGATACACAATCG GGCGCGCCACAGTGGGCACGGTGTGCCAGGGAGGGGGACGCAGCGTGTCCGTGCTGGAGGACCGGGGAGCTTTCCAGTCTGTCCACACTGGCGCACATGAGCTGGGGCATAG TCTTGGAGCGGTGCACGACGGGCAGGGCAACACCTGTACGGCCGCTGACCGCTACATCATGGCGGGTGGCACCGAGCCCAGGACGCCGCAGAACCTCAGGAACCCCTGGTTCTTCTCCCCCGTGTTCCGCCAATGA